The following are encoded together in the Humulus lupulus chromosome 5, drHumLupu1.1, whole genome shotgun sequence genome:
- the LOC133778645 gene encoding bidirectional sugar transporter SWEET4-like, with product MVSPDALRTIVGIIGNIISLFLFLSPVPTFVQIWKKKSVEQYSAVPYLATLVNCMVWTLYGLPFINPGSILVVTINGSGMAIECTYIVIFLIFSDKKKRIRVLLVVLAQLIFISVLTLLTLTLSHTHKKRSTIVGTICILFNIMMYAAPLAVMKLVITTKSVEFMPFFLSLTSLLNGVTWTTYALIRFDPFITIPNGLGTLFGVAQLILYATYYKSTQRIMVERKTKQVNLSEVVVAEEEELKKPGHTTHNGHSTLSH from the exons ATGGTTTCTCCTGATGCTCTTCGAACCATAGTCGGTATCATAG GAAATATCATTTCACTCTTCTTGTTCTTGTCTCCAGT GCCAACATTTGTTCAGATATGGAAGAAGAAATCGGTGGAGCAATACTCGGCGGTGCCGTACCTGGCGACCCTGGTCAACTGCATGGTTTGGACTCTGTATGGGCTGCCTTTCATCAACCCAGGCAGCATTTTGGTGGTGACCATCAATGGCTCCGGCATGGCCATCGAGTGCACATACATCGTCATCTTCTTAATCTTCTCAGACAAGAAAAAGAGGATTAGAGTTCTTCTTGTGGTGCTTGCTCAGCTCATTTTCATTTCTGTTCTAACCCTTTTGACTTTGACTTTGTCTCACACTCACAAAAAACGATCCACCATTGTTGGTACCATTTGTATTCTCTTCAACATCATGATGTATGCTGCTCCATTGGCTGTCATG AAATTAGTCATTACGACCAAAAGTGTGGAGTTCATGCCATTCTTTTTATCACTTACTTCTTTGCTTAATGGTGTTACTTGGACCACTTATGCTCTCATCCGATTTGACCCTTTTATCACT ATACCAAATGGGCTTGGGACATTATTCGGAGTGGCCCAGCTGATTCTATACGCCACATACTACAAGTCCACCCAGAGAATAATGGTAGAGAGGAAAACTAAACAGGTGAACTTGTCAGAGGTGGTCGTggctgaagaagaagagctcAAGAAACCAGGCCATACTACTCACAATGGTCATTCTACTCTGAGccactga